A stretch of Fusarium poae strain DAOMC 252244 chromosome 2, whole genome shotgun sequence DNA encodes these proteins:
- the KGD1 gene encoding 2-oxoglutarate dehydrogenase E1 component (BUSCO:2368at5125) has protein sequence MLRNSLCRASSQLLRGARCSAASSTASISTVSARTSSWKLAASRRPLAVSARRNYATSATSSPPDPNDNFLSGSTASYIDEMYMQWRQDPESVHVSWQIYFKNMEGGEMPISQAFQPPPNLVPNMTGGVPRLSGNLAMEDGSDVTNHLKVQLLVRAYQSRGHHTAKIDPLGIRGTSDAKGFANNKPKELTLEHYGFTEKDMDTEYTLGPGILPRFKRDGREKMTLREIVDACERIYCGSFGVEFIHIPDRDKCDWLRERLEVPTPFKYSVDEKRRVLDRLIWSSSFESFLATKYPNDKRFGLEGCETLVPGMKALIDRSVDYGVKDIVIGMPHRGRLNVLSNVVRKPNESIFSEFAGTSGGEDEGSGDVKYHLGMNFERPTPSGKRVQLSLVANPSHLEAEDPVVLGKTRAIQHYNNDEKTHRTAMSVLLHGDAAFAAQGIVYECLGFHSLPAFSTGGTIHLVVNNQIGFTTDPRFARSTAYCTDIAKAIDAPVFHVNADDVEAVNFVCQLAADWRAEFQHDVVIDLNCYRKYGHNETDQPSFTQPLMYKRINAKEPQIDIYVNKLIEEGSFSKADVEEHKQWVWGMLEESFTKSKDYTPTSKEWTTSAWNGFKSPKELATEVLATNETNVKPSTLEHIGNAIGSVPEGFHVHRNLKRILSNRTKSVVEGKNIDFPTAEALAFGTLVTEGYHVRVSGQDVERGTFSQRHAVFHDQETEDTHTPLQNLSQDQGKFVISNSSLSEFGALGFEYGYSLSSPHALVMWEAQFGDFANNAQCIIDQFIASGEVKWMQRTGLVMSLPHGYDGQGPEHSSGRLERYLQLSNEDPREFPTGEKLVRQHQDCNMQIAYFTSPANLFHALRRQMHRQYRKPLIIFFSKSLLRHPLARSDIEAFTGENAGFQWIIPDPEHETGAIKSPDQIERVVLCTGQVWAALHKYRSDNNIDNVAFTRIEQLNPFPWQQLKENLDMYPNAKTIVWCQEEPLNAGAWSFTQPRIETLLNNTEHHTRKHVMYAGRNPSASVATGLKNVHTKEEKDLLEMAFTVKQDKLKGE, from the exons ATGTTGAGGAATTCGCTCTGTAGAGCTAGCTCGCAGCTCCTTCGCGGTGCTCGATGCTCTGCTGCCTCTTCTACCGCCTCCATCTCGACCGTCTCGGCCCGTACATCATCATGGAAGCTCGCTGCCTCCCGCCGCCCTCTGGCTGTCTCTGCTCGTCGCAACTATGCGACCAGCGCGACCTCATCGCCCCCCGACCCCAACGATAACTTCCTTTCTGGAAGCACCGCCAGCTACATCGATGAGATGTACATGCAGTGGAGACAAGATCCTGAGAGCGTCCACGTCTCTTGGCAGATCTACTTCAAGAACATGGAGGGCGGCGAGATGCCCATCTCACAGGCCTTCCAGCCTCCTCCTAATCTGGTTCCCAACATGACTGGCGGCGTTCCTCGTCTTTCTGGCAACTTGGCCATGGAGGACGGTTCCGATGTCACCAACCATCTTAAGGTCCAGCTTCTTGTCCGCGCCTACCAGTCTCGTGGCCACCACACCGCCAAGATTGACCCTCTCGGTATCCGAGGCACCAGTGACGCCAAGGGTTTTGCCAACAACAAGCCTAAGGAACTGACTCTTGAGCACTACGGATTCACCGAGAAGGATATGGACACTGAGTACACTCTCGGTCCCGGTATCTTGCCTCGTTTCAAGCGTGATGGCCGTGAGAAGATGACTCTCCGCGAGATTGTTGATGCTTGCGAGAGAATCTACTGCGGTTCTTTCGGTGTTGAGTTCATCCACATCCCTGACCGTGACAAGTGCGACTGGCTCCGTGAGCGCCTCGAGGTTCCCACCCCTTTCAAGTACTCCGTCGATGAGAAGCGCCGCGTTCTCGACCGTCTTATCTGGAGTTCCAGCTTCGAGTCTTTCCTGGCCACAAAGTACCCCAACGACAAGCGATTCGGTCTTGAGGGTTGCGAAACCCTTGTTCCTGGTATGAAGGCTCTTATCGACCGCAGTGTTGACTATGGTGTCAAGGATATCGTTATTGGTATGCCCCATCGTGGTCGTCTTAACGTCCTCTCCAACGTCGTCCGAAAGCCCAACGAGTCAATCTTCAGCGAGTTCGCTGGTACATCTGGTGGTGAGGATGAGGGCTCTGGTGACGTCAAGTACCATCTTGGTATGAACTTCGAGCGCCCTACGCCTTCTGGCAAGCGCGTACAGCTTTCTCTGGTCGCCAACCCTTCGCATCTGGAGGCTGAGGATCCCGTCGTCCTGGGCAAGACCCGTGCTATCCAGCACTACAACAACGATGAGAAGACTCACCGCACTGCTATGAGTGTCCTCCTCCACGGTGACGCTGCCTTTGCTGCTCAGGGTATCGTTTACGAGTGTCTCGGCTTCCACTCTCTCCCTGCCTTCTCCACTGGAGGCACCATCCACCTGGTTGTCAACAACCAGATTGGTTTCACCACCGACCCTCGTTTCGCCCGATCCACCGCCTACTGTACCGATATCGCCAAGGCCATCGACGCCCCCGTCTTCCACGTTAACGCCGATGATGTCGAGGCCGTCAACTTCGTCTGCCAGCTCGCTGCTGACTGGCGTGCCGAGTTCCAGCACGATGTTGTCATTGATCTCAACTGTTACCGAAAGTACGGTCACAACGAGACCGATCAGCCCTCTTTCACCCAGCCTCTCATGTACAAGCGCATCAACGCCAAGGAGCCTCAAATTGACATCTACGTCAACAAGCTTATCGAGGAGGGCTCTTTCTCCAAGGCCGATGTCGAGGAGCACAAGCAGTGGGTCTGGGGTATGCTCGAGGAGAGCTTCACCAAGTCCAAGGACTACACACCCACCTCCAAGGAGTGGACCACCTCTGCCTGGAACGGCTTCAAGTCCCCCAAGGAGCTGGCCACCGAGGTTCTTGCCACCAACGAGACCAACGTCAAGCCCTCTACTCTTGAGCACATTGGTAACGCTATTGGAAGCGTTCCCGAGGGCTTCCACGTTCACCGCAACCTGAAGCGTATCCTAAGCAACCGAACCAAGTCTGTTGTTGAGGGTAAGAACATCGACTTCCCCACCGCTGAGGCTCTGGCTTTCGGTACTCTCGTTACTGAGGGTTACCACGTCCGTGTTTCCGGTCAGGATGTTGAGCGTGGTACTTTCTCTCAGCGCCACGCTGTCTTCCACGACCAGGAGACTGAGGATACCCACACCCCTCTTCAGAACCTGAGCCAGGACCAAGGCAAGTTTGTCATCTCTAACTCTTCTCTGAGTGAATTTGGTGCCCTTGGTTTCGAGTACGGTTACTCTCTGTCATCTCCTCATGCTCTTGTCATGTGGGAGGCCCAATTCGGCGACTTTGCCAACAACGCCCAATGTATCATTGATCAGTTCATCGCCTCTGGTGAAGTCAAGTGGATGCAGCGAACAGGCCTTGTCATGTCTCTGCCCCACGGTTACGATGGTCAGGGTCCTGAGCACTCCTCTGGACGTCTTGAGCGATACCTCCAGCTCAGCAACGAGGATCCCCGAGAGTTCCCCACTGGTGAGAAGCTTGTCCGTCAACACCAGGACTGCAACATGCAGATCGCCTACTTCACCTCCCCCGCCAATCTGTTCCACGCCCTCCGCCGACAGATGCACCGCCAGTACCGCAAGC CTCttatcatcttcttctccaagtcTCTCCTCCGTCACCCTCTTGCCCGCAGCGACATTGAGGCTTTCACTGGCGAGAACGCCGGATTCCAGTGGATTATCCCTGACCCTGAGCACGAGACTGGTGCTATCAAGTCTCCTGACCAGATTGAGCGTGTTGTTCTCTGCACTGGTCAGGTTTGGGCTGCCCTTCACAAGTACCGATCTGACAACAACATCGACAACGTCGCTTTCACCCGCATTGAGCAGCTGAACCCCTTCCCTTGGCAACAACTCAAGGAGAACCTCGACATGTACCCCAACGCCAAGACCATCGTCTGGTGCCAGGAGGAGCCCCTCAACGCCGGTGCCTGGAGCTTCACTCAGCCCCGTATCGAGACTCTGCTCAACAACACTGAGCACCACACCCGCAAGCACGTCATGTACGCTGGCCGAAACCCCAGTGCCTCTGTCGCCACTGGTCTCAAGAACGTCCAcaccaaggaggagaaggacctCCTCGAGATGGCTTTCACTGTCAAGCAGGACAAGCTTAAGGGCGAGTAA
- a CDS encoding hypothetical protein (BUSCO:13059at5125) yields the protein MAIPVGRTLFKKKEGVLTLTSDRQLVTWTPNSGGAPTVTLNINNITNLQQTPDSSPKVMLKIFEKVGDAEPATYLFHFNTAEAKDEAKAVKDLLSTLLASSRGGDAAVPKPSGSNGGSSTPNPSAAGTGSGSASMAFASAVNSQHASSSRWFDDTQLRNDIELQQSLMRKETSLHQTYVEAMQTKPESLSGAAFNSQFWSTRTNILRAHAIEINQKKGAYNVLSTVKPKTVDGELKLNISVEQVQMIFAQHPLIKRVYNENVPKLSEAEFWSRFFLSRLSKKLRGERVIENDPTDPLFDKYDPSENTVAFQSKIMAQQVPHIIDIEANEENQGGFRSGNAKDVEMRPRANMPIVKTLNSLSEKIMANVAPSDVNTDDPDGGYDAYVQLALRDLKGDAQEHRIMLNVNEQNKFFSKHDSAPSKQATIFAKQVPSDVLFDIMADLDTLESDGAGGINIQAAMGFDEQSESDDDTPKRPHVGSRAALMAADKDIMKGIRQQRAQKYGHDTDTAEPMGLPVEISRKCSLTHATTIEFLHQFWNAFLSGDADRAGELQYLAESLVRSLARINAVAEEADSEREEIIRNRKKEIRDHFERTGKKIRWRSDNVGGGKTAVIALMQPTINALEKAQADYSRALAAEGIQVSTEA from the exons ATGGCTATTCCCGTGGGACGCACACTATTtaagaagaaggagggtGTTTTGACTCTCACGAGTGACCGTCAGCTTGTCACTTGGACTCCTAATTCTGGGGGTGCTCCCACCGTGACACTcaatatcaacaacatcacaa ATCTTCAGCAGACTCCAGATTCTTCACCAAAGGTGATGCTTAAGATTTTCGAAAAAGTTGGAGATGCGGAGCCTGCTACATATCTCTTTCATTTCAACACCGCCGAAGCCAAGGATGAGGCAAAGGCCGTCAAAGATCTCCTTTCCACCTTATTAGCGTCATCGCGCGGCGGCGATGCGGCTGTTCCTAAACCTTCCGGTTCAAATGGCGGttcttcaacaccaaaccCAAGCGCTGCGGGTACTGGTAGCGGTTCAGCATCCATGGCCTTTGCCAGCGCTGTCAATTCACAACATGCTTCATCCTCACGCTGGTTCGATGACACACAACTCCGGAATGATATCGAGCTACAGCAGTCCCTCATGAGAAAGGAAACTAGCCTACATCAGACTTATGTCGAAGCAATGCAAACCAAGCCCGAATCATTATCAGGAGCCGCGTTCAATTCACAGTTTTGGTCAACGCGCACAAACATTCTCCGCGCTCACGCGATTGAGATCAACCAAAAGAAAGGAGCCTATAACGTCCTCTCTACAGTCAAACCAAAAACCGTTGATGGTGAGCTAAAACTGAACATCAGCGTGGAGCAGGTACAGATGATATTCGCACAACATCCTCTGATCAAGCGTGTTTACAACGAGAACGTCCCGAAATTGTCCGAGGCAGAATTCTGGTCACGCTTCTTCCTCAGCAGACTTTCCAAAAAGCTACGCGGTGAACGAGTAATAGAAAATGACCCTACAGACCCTCTGTTCGACAAATACGACCCAAGCGAGAATACGGTCGCGTTTCAGAGCAAGATTATGGCCCAGCAGGTACCACACATCATCGACATAGAGGCCAACGAAGAAAACCAAGGAGGTTTCAGAAGCGGCAACGCAAAGGACGTCGAGATGCGCCCAAGAGCGAATATGCCCATCGTGAAGACGCTGAATAGCCTCAGCGAGAAGATCATGGCCAATGTGGCGCCGTCTGACGTCAACACGGACGACCCTGATGGTGGATACGATGCCTACGTTCAACTGGCATTGCGTGATCTCAAAGGCGATGCTCAGGAGCATCGTATCATGCTCAACGTGAATGAGCAGAATAAGTTCTTCTCTAAACACGACTCAGCTCCCTCGAAGCAGGCTACCATCTTCGCAAAACAAGTACCCAGCGATGTCCTTTTCGACATTATGGCAGATCTGGACACACTCGAGAGTGATGGAGCTGGCGGCATCAACATTCAGGCAGCCATGGGATTCGACGAACAAAGCGAAAGCGACGATGACACCCCTAAAAGACCACATGTTGGTTCTCGCGCTGCCCTCATGGCTGCTGATAAAGACATCATGAAGGGCATACGCCAGCAACGTGCCCAGAAGTACGGCCATGACACAGACACTGCTGAGCCCATGGGTCTACCTGTTGAGATCTCCCGCAAGTGCAGCCTCACTCATGCGACCACCATCGAATTCTTGCACCAATTCTGGAACGCTTTTCTTTCGGGCGATGCAGACCGGGCTGGCGAACTACAGTATTTAGCCGAGTCTCTTGTTCGCTCTCTTGCACGAATCAATGCCGTCGCGGAAGAAGCCGACAGCGAACGGGAGGAGATCATTCGCAATCGTAAGAAGGAGATTCGTGATCACTTTGAGCGTACGGGCAAGAAAATTCGGTGGAGATCTGATAATGTTGGAGGTGGGAAAACGGCGGTGATTGCTTTGATGCAGCCAACGATTAATGCGTTGGAAAAGGCCCAGGCAGATTACTCAAGAGCACTGGCAGCCGAGGGGATTCAGGTATCAACAGAGGCATAA
- the CIA1 gene encoding Cytosolic iron-sulfur protein assembly protein (BUSCO:23788at5125), protein MAPTSASITALAPFKPDLHERAWASVPHPTLPLIATAHAKAVTVYSLSTASAHSVLTGGHTRSVRSVAWKPHLRPGNLCLVTGSFDSTAGIWRWEGQEQEEGGLEVEVTQQTLRKKNNDDSDDENDAANKEWEFTLVLEGHDSEIKSCSFSPSGSYLATCSRDKSVWIWEDIGASEEDDEWETIAVLNEHEGDVKAVAWCPDVPGRNSIRSYSADVLASASYDNTVRIWREDGDAEWVCVAVLEGHEGTVWGLQWEARPREGDQFPRLLTFSADNTIRVWTLKQDDEAEESATGGAAGALGGIPNTMRRSLREEWVCTAVLPKIHTRDIYSVTWSAKTGMVASTGSDGVVALYAEDAEQDTDGQDQTMSNTEEDSKQSSWRVVATQPGAHGPYEVNHVTWCRRYDAGSERRGEEEMLVTTGDDGIVRPWQVEVHASR, encoded by the coding sequence ATGGCGCCGACTTCGGCCAGCATCACAGCTCTCGCGCCCTTCAAGCCCGATCTTCATGAGCGCGCCTGGGCTTCTGTTCCTCATCCAACGCTTCCTTTAATCGCAACAGCTCATGCCAAAGCCGTTACCGTATACTCTCTCTCAACCGCCTCTGCGCACAGCGTTCTCACCGGCGGTCACACTCGTTCCGTCCGCTCCGTCGCATGGAAGCCCCACCTACGACCCGGCAACTTATGCCTTGTCACCGGAAGTTTTGATTCTACAGCTGGAATATGGCGATGGGAGGGTCAAGAGCAGGAGGAGGGCGGACTAGAAGTTGAAGTAACACAGCAAACTTTGCGAAAGAAGAATAACGACGATAGCGACGATGAAAACGATGCTGCTAATAAGGAGTGGGAGTTTACACTTGTCCTTGAGGGCCACGATTCAGAAATCAAGTCTTGCTCTTTCAGCCCTTCAGGCTCTTACCTCGCTACGTGTTCGCGCGACAAGTCAGTTTGGATATGGGAAGACATTGGTGCCTctgaagaggatgacgagTGGGAGACTATTGCTGTGCTTAATGAGCATGAAGGTGACGTCAAGGCAGTCGCTTGGTGTCCTGACGTCCCTGGCCGTAATTCCATTCGAAGCTACTCGGCTGATGTGCTTGCCAGCGCAAGTTACGATAATACGGTGCGCATCTGGCGCGAGGATGGCGATGCTGAATGGGTTTGTGTCGCTGTCCTTGAGGGGCACGAAGGCACTGTCTGGGGATTGCAATGGGAGGCGCGACCACGTGAGGGAGATCAGTTCCCAAGATTACTGACCTTCTCTGCCGATAACACTATCCGCGTATGGACGTTAAAGCAGGACGATGAGGCAGAGGAGAGCGCCACAGGAGGTGCAGCAGGCGCTCTGGGTGGCATCCCCAACACTATGAGAAGGTCTCTACGAGAGGAATGGGTATGCACAGCTGTTTTGCCAAAGATTCACACCCGCGATATCTACTCTGTGACATGGAGTGCGAAGACAGGAATGGTAGCAAGCACTGGCAGTGATGGTGTCGTTGCATTGTACGCCGAAGATGCCGAACAAGATACAGATGGTCAGGACCAAACTATGAGCAACACAGAGGAGGATAGTAAGCAATCTTCATGGAGAGTTGTTGCTACTCAACCTGGAGCTCACGGGCCTTATGAGGTTAACCACGTTACGTGGTGTCGGAGATACGATGCCGGCTCGGAACGACGaggggaggaggagatgCTGGTTACAACGGGCGATGACGGGATTGTGCGGCCGTGGCAAGTTGAGGTTCATGCGTCAAGGTAG
- a CDS encoding hypothetical protein (BUSCO:4705at5125): protein MQLTGLRALLHPAVAAARSQARSRILCRSFQTSSTWRNTAGAGANNGDKPPNQSTVVEDEEIQPQNGTDNLPGRSRVRASSSLKSRIARKQAAPALPPVKLPQAFLEDNVTLHHAWTRPQLPIALAEDAKQPKTSSIFIDPQATDKNTRAPESNKALEDYFDTTFSALVEKVADRAKEIAAIEPNSCETDELVHKLTSLTRAYDMLLDSAWHLTDSLYPARHPEYTYTSRPFWWWHYYKDFDRHTQEFRDQFLSVQTGLDSILDYDWRLDHSLSQAIADLPVLTFSSVRSALRRELTTPPPPDSESKNLKRQITVLSMSGYSGQAISTAVAEHVAYFNDADLIKLNAQDLSVVVGDYLEQDWAYSRGSLSHMGFRAAEMNGKLYKDPDVVARPEEEDNDPDTGVINIRTASGGLEDELSKIKQGSYDPFGKWENLKIDKVLAQILEAAEVKQGSPREKPLIIHIHDFVELNMTLEGSMLITRLRNLVDVAWRQGSKIAILATSSSEQPSEEYQGMLRDIAASDFVISRHIHPQRTLSQPKPSGGTQTSDNLFPLQETDIFVENVQNINRMLKALGSHQFLDFSDAHMKIFMHATDTRAQMLKKSILPLPEVYNIASAAKRHEEEAAGAAPGGVYERLLMGPLRQKPGQRYLDEPEQDGKSDGEDSQKKAEDSQSGNRAALKLNEYEKRISSGHINRQNLRTTFEDVHVPKETITALKLLTTLALVRPDAFSYGVLAQDKIPGCLLYGPPGTGKTLLAKAVAKESGANMLEISGATINDKWVGESEKLIRAVFTLAKKISPCVVFIDEADSLLANRSMLGARASHRSHINQFLKEWDGLEETEAFIMVATNRPFDLDDAVLRRLPRRLLIDLPLQSDRTAILKILLKGETLEPTVSLEDLAKRTPYYSGSDLKNACVAAAMAAVEEENEAAARHTGPEPYEYPKKRTLRQDHFDKALRQIPASISEDMQSLKQIRKFDEEYGAKKKGAKKMMGFGVGAEKKLADADEVRIRRGP from the coding sequence ATGCAATTGACAGGGCTTCGCGCCCTGCTCCATCCTGCTGTCGCCGCCGCCAGATCTCAAGCCCGATCCCGAATCCTTTGTCGATCATTCCAAACATCTTCGACTTGGAGAAATACAGCAGGCGCAGGCGCAAACAATGGCGATAAACCTCCGAACCAGTCGACAGTAGTAGAAGATGAGGAAATACAACCGCAAAATGGGACCGACAACCTGCCCGGTCGTTCTCGAGTTCGAGCATCAAGTTCTCTAAAAAGTAGAATAGCTCGCAAACAGGCCGCTCCTGCATTACCTCCCGTCAAGCTGCCACAAGCATTCCTCGAAGACAACGTTACTCTTCACCATGCCTGGACAAGACCGCAGCTCCCGATTGCTCTTGCTGAAGACGCCAAGCAACCCAAGACGTCTTCAATCTTTATCGATCCTCAAGCCACCGACAAGAATACCCGAGCCCCGGAATCCAACAAGGCGCTCGAAGACTACTTCGATACGACATTCAGTGCCTTGGTTGAAAAGGTCGCAGATCGCGCAAAAGAGATCGCAGCCATCGAGCCCAATTCCTGCGAAACAGATGAACTTGTCCACAAGCTGACAAGCCTTACCCGTGCCTACGATATGTTACTCGATTCAGCGTGGCACTTGACCGATTCGTTATACCCTGCCCGCCACCCCGAATACACATATACATCACGGCCGTTCTGGTGGTGGCACTACTACAAGGATTTTGACCGGCACACCCAAGAGTTCCGCGACCAGTTCTTGTCAGTTCAGACTGGTCTTGACAGCATTCTTGATTATGACTGGAGACTTGACCACTCTCTATCTCAAGCTATTGCTGATCTCCCTGTCCTCACGTTCTCGTCCGTCCGATCCGCTCTCCGTCGCGAGCtgacaacaccaccaccccCCGATTCGGAGTCTAAAAACCTCAAACGTCAGATAACTGTCTTGTCTATGTCAGGTTACAGCGGCCAAGCCATATCGACTGCTGTTGCGGAGCATGTCGCATACTTCAATGATGCCGATTTGATCAAGCTCAACGCCCAAGATTTGTCTGTGGTAGTGGGGGATTATCTTGAACAGGACTGGGCCTACTCGCGAGGATCACTGTCACACATGGGATTCCGTGCTGCAGAGATGAACGGAAAGCTCTATAAGGACCCTGACGTTGTGGCACGgccagaagaggaggataACGACCCCGATACGGGCGTGATCAATATTCGCACAGCATCAGGTGGGCTCGAGGACGAACTATCGAAGATCAAACAGGGTAGCTACGATCCTTTTGGGAAATGGGAGAACCTCAAGATCGACAAAGTCCTGGCCCAGATTCTAGAGGCTGCTGAGGTGAAGCAGGGATCGCCCCGTGAAAAGCCTCTTATCATTCATATTCATGATTTCGTGGAACTGAACATGACCCTCGAGGGTTCAATGCTGATTACGCGGTTGAGAAACCTAGTGGATGTAGCATGGCGGCAAGGTTCCAAGATAGCCATCCTCGCAACCTCGTCGAGTGAGCAACCTTCCGAGGAGTATCAGGGTATGCTCCGAGATATAGCTGCTAGCGATTTCGTCATCTCCCGACATATACATCCTCAGCGCACTTTGAGTCAACCCAAGCCATCTGGCGGGACGCAGACTTCAGATAACCTCTTTCCTCTTCAAGAAACAGATATCTTCGTGGAGAATGTCCAAAACATCAACCGAATGCTGAAGGCATTGGGCAGCCATCAGTTTCTTGACTTTTCCGATGCGCATATGAAAATCTTTATGCACGCCACCGACACTCGGGCCCAAATGCTCAAAAAGTCAATACTTCCGTTACCAGAGGTTTACAATATCGCGAGCGCAGCCAAGCGTCACGAAGAAGAGGCAGCTGGCGCTGCGCCGGGAGGAGTATATGAGCGCCTCCTAATGGGCCCCCTACGACAAAAGCCCGGACAGCGATACCTCGATGAGCCAGAACAAGACGGCAAGTCAGATGGGGAGGATTCGCAGAAGAAGGCAGAAGATTCACAATCAGGCAACCGAGCCGCTCTAAAGTTGAACGAGTACGAGAAGCGGATATCCTCCGGGCACATCAACCGCCAAAACTTGAGAACGACATTTGAAGATGTTCATGTGCCCAAGGAAACCATAACTGCGCTCAAGCTGCTTACGACTCTTGCTTTGGTGAGACCGGATGCTTTCTCCTATGGTGTACTGGCCCAGGACAAAATTCCTGGATGTCTACTGTACGGACCCCCTGGTACAGGCAAGACTTTGCTTGCAAAAGCCGTTGCTAAAGAAAGTGGTGCCAACATGCTTGAAATCAGTGGTGCTACTATCAACGACAAGTGGGTTGGCGAGAGTGAAAAGCTTATTCGTGCTGTTTTCACTCTTGCAAAGAAGATTTCTCCTTGTGTCGTCTTCATTGACGAGGCCGACTCTTTGTTAGCCAACCGTAGCATGCTTGGTGCTCGCGCGTCGCACCGCTCCCACATCAACCAGTTCCTCAAAGAGTGGGATGGCCTTGAAGAGACAGAAGCTTTCATTATGGTTGCGACAAACCGTCCCTTTGATCTTGACGATGCTGTCCTTCGCCGCCTGCCTCGACGTCTCCTTATCGATCTCCCTCTACAGTCCGACCGCACTGCAATTCTCAAGATTCTACTCAAGGGCGAAACTCTCGAACCTACCGTGTCGCTTGAAGACCTCGCCAAGCGCACTCCCTACTACTCAGGGTCCGACCTGAAGAACGCTTGTGTCGCCGCTGCCATGGCCGCTGTTGAGGAGGAAAACGAGGCTGCTGCACGACATACCGGCCCCGAGCCTTACGAGTACCCCAAGAAACGTACATTGCGCCAGGATCACTTTGACAAGGCACTACGTCAAATTCCGGCCAGCATCAGCGAGGACATGCAGTCACTGAAGCAGATCCGCAAATTCGACGAGGAATACGGagcgaagaagaagggtgcAAAGAAAATGATGGGTTTTGGCGTGGGCGCAGAGAAGAAGCtcgctgatgctgatgagGTCCGCATACGCCGCGGTCCATGA
- a CDS encoding hypothetical protein (TransMembrane:12 (i56-80o86-108i120-136o142-158i179-200o206-229i259-282o294-314i326-344o350-372i384-408o414-433i)), whose translation MNSESTELEPNQQNVEKLKEKPGAVEAVQQADNTDNRDSINELEQWNSPRINSYRFYATNLSFLIMGMNDASLGALLPYIETYYGINYTTVSTMFLVPVAGYVVAALTNNWIHYTLGQRGVAILGPLCRLVAYVPVALHPPFPALPCVMLFTGFGNGIQDSSYNAWIGNMQRANELLGFLHGSYGLGGTIGPLIASAMVTEGNLSWYTYFYIMAGLVVVEFIVGTAAFWEATGQEYRRRVRFEEGKDRATTRMALKKPITWIVAVFLLGYVAAEVSLGGWIVTFMLRVRHAKPFLAGLTVTLFWLGLTLGRVVLGFITERIGEKTAIMVYLMLSIGLELLYWLVPNFIASVIFVMLLGFFLGPLFPASMVAATKLLPADYHVSAIGFAAAVGGGGAAVGPFAVGAIAQHTGVQVLQPIIVGLLGAITLVWLLLPGGFRKGGLERARELSLKPGGDVKEAWSWFKLKIRSWE comes from the exons ATGAACTCAGAGTCTACTGAACTAGAGCCAAACCAACAAAATGTTGAAAAGCTGAAAGAGAAACCAGGCGCTGTCGAGGCCGTACAGCAGGCCGATAATACCGACAATAGAGATTCTATCAATGAGCTTGAGCAATGGAATAGTCCCCGAATCAACTCATATCGTTTTTATGCGACCAATCTCTCGTTCCTCATCATGGGAATGAATGATGCATCTCTAGGa GCATTGTTACCATAT ATCGAAACATATTATGGCATTAACTATACCACAGTCTCTACCATGTTCCTTGTGCCTGTTGCAGGTTACGTAGTTGCAGCGCTCACCAACAACTGGATTCACTACACTTTAGGCCAGCGAGGGGTTGCCATCCTTGGGCCTCTCTGTCGTCTTGTTGCTTACGTACCAGTGGCACTTCACCCTCCATTCCCAGCACTACCTTGTGTCATGCTTTTCACTGGGTTTGGCAACGGGATACAAGATAGTAGCTACAATGCTTGGATCGGCAACATGCAACGCGCCAACGAGCTCTTGGGTTTCCTTCATGGCTCGTACGGTCTTGGTGGTACCATCGGTCCTCTGATAGCTTCTGCCATGGTAACAGAGGGTAACCTCTCCTGGTACACTTACTTCTATATCATGGCAGGCCTTGTGGTTGTCGAGTTCATTGTTGGGACTGCTGCCTTCTGGGAAGCAACTGGCCAAGAGTACCGACGAAGGGTCCGTTTCGAAGAAGGTAAAGACCGCGCAACGACACGCATGGCTCTCAAGAAACCAATTACTTGGATAGTTGCTGTCTTCCTTTTAGGATACGTGGCAGCTGAAGTCAGTCTGGGAGGCTGGATTGTCACTTTCATGCTCCGAGTCCGGCATGCCAAACCATTCCTTGCAGGGTTGACAGTCACGTTGTTCTGGCTCGGATTAACGCTGGGTAGAGTTGTGCTGGGATTCATAACAGAGAGGATTGGTGAAAAGACAGCCATCATGGTATATCTCATGCTCTCAATCGGGCTGGAGCTGCTGTACTGGCTGGTCCCTAACTTTATCGCCTCTGTCATTTTTGTCATGCTTCTTGGTTTCTTCCTCGGTCCCCTATTTCCTGCTTCAATGGTTGCAGCAACCAAACTTTTGCCTGCTGACTACCATGTGAGCGCCATTGGGTTTGCCGCTGCagttggaggaggaggcgctGCAGTTGGACCGTTTGCTGTTGGAGCGATTGCTCAACACACTGGAGTTCAAGTATTGCAGCCCATAATAGTTGGTCTTCTTGGAGCAATCACCTTGGTTTGGCTGCTTTTGCCTGGGGGGTTCAGAAAGGGTGGATTGGAGAGGGCCAGGGAATTAAGCCTGAAGCCAGGAGGAGACGTGAAAGaagcttggtcttggttCAAGCTCAAAATAAGAAGTTGGGAATGA